One window of Pseudomonas sp. ML2-2023-3 genomic DNA carries:
- a CDS encoding HDOD domain-containing protein — MTEVASAPAVASTPSVIGRLLGDLAIAYREVPDHPALDPARKVQAVLLDDAVGILMVLFTQSHLLDLNRLADLIGRRMTAVAPDRLQAMLDKHGLSLLPGLPALINSPCLYEEQLLQQPTLLISAGEPGRLLEITREDFKYLLKNASVGRFGEPLSAIKLDYTGDDGEAITRAVQAFTARRIQQRLEATIELPPLAESVRRMMRLRSDPDVTIDEITSVVETDPALAAQVMSWASSSYYASQSKIRSVEDAIVRVLGVDLVINLALSLSLGKSLSLPKDNPQSSTPYWQQSIYTAAVIEGLTRAMPRELRPEVGMTYLGGLLHNFGYLLLAYVFPPHFSLICRHLEVNPHVSHSLIEQHLLGISREQMGAWLMRFWGMPEELAIAVRFQHDPAYIGTDAHYPNLVCVALGLLQNRGIGHGACAPLPDALFERLGVSRDKAEAVVSKVLEAEVLLREMAAQFGQA, encoded by the coding sequence ATGACTGAAGTTGCCAGCGCCCCTGCCGTTGCGAGTACGCCGTCTGTTATCGGGCGCTTGCTCGGTGACTTGGCTATCGCCTATCGCGAAGTCCCTGACCACCCGGCGCTCGATCCCGCGCGCAAGGTCCAGGCTGTACTGCTCGATGACGCGGTCGGCATCCTCATGGTGCTGTTCACGCAGAGCCATTTGCTGGATCTGAACCGTCTGGCTGACTTGATCGGGCGCCGCATGACCGCCGTTGCCCCCGATCGCCTGCAGGCCATGCTCGACAAACATGGCCTGAGCCTGTTGCCAGGGCTGCCAGCGCTGATCAACTCGCCCTGCCTGTACGAAGAGCAATTGCTGCAACAACCCACACTGCTGATTAGCGCAGGTGAGCCGGGGCGGTTGCTGGAAATCACTCGGGAAGATTTCAAATACCTGCTCAAAAATGCCAGCGTCGGTCGCTTTGGCGAGCCCCTGAGTGCGATCAAACTTGATTACACAGGGGACGATGGCGAGGCCATCACCCGAGCCGTTCAGGCATTCACGGCACGCCGGATTCAGCAGCGGCTCGAAGCGACCATCGAGTTGCCACCGTTGGCTGAGAGCGTGCGCAGAATGATGCGGCTGCGTTCCGATCCCGATGTCACCATCGATGAGATCACCAGTGTTGTTGAAACCGACCCGGCACTCGCGGCACAAGTCATGAGCTGGGCGTCGTCGTCGTACTACGCATCACAAAGCAAGATTCGCTCGGTCGAAGACGCCATTGTGCGAGTGCTGGGGGTCGACCTGGTGATCAACCTGGCGCTCAGCCTGTCGTTGGGCAAAAGTCTGAGCCTGCCCAAGGACAATCCGCAATCGAGCACACCCTACTGGCAACAATCGATCTATACCGCAGCGGTGATTGAAGGGCTGACCCGCGCCATGCCTCGGGAACTGCGTCCTGAAGTCGGCATGACTTACCTGGGCGGGCTGTTGCACAACTTTGGTTACTTGCTGTTGGCCTATGTGTTTCCGCCGCATTTTTCGCTGATTTGCCGTCATCTCGAGGTTAACCCGCATGTCAGCCATAGCCTGATTGAACAGCATTTGCTGGGCATCAGCCGTGAGCAAATGGGGGCCTGGTTGATGCGATTTTGGGGCATGCCTGAGGAGCTGGCGATTGCGGTGCGCTTTCAACATGATCCGGCCTACATCGGTACCGATGCCCACTATCCGAATCTGGTGTGCGTAGCGCTGGGGTTACTGCAAAACCGCGGAATTGGGCATGGTGCGTGTGCGCCGCTGCCAGATGCGTTGTTTGAGCGTCTGGGGGTATCGCGGGACAAGGCCGAAGCGGTCGTCAGCAAAGTACTGGAGGCTGAAGTGTTGCTGCGTGAAATGGCAGCGCAGTTCGGTCAGGCCTGA
- a CDS encoding helicase, which yields MKFRFLLWMLGFLMGRASRKNPAFQQQLADKDLVFQLQTLDGKVARHFKVKNQRITSHGGLYPEPAFAIAFKDAAYGFATLQAKNKQLAFMTGIQDKSIQIKGNPALVIWFQGLTKYLKPRKKTKA from the coding sequence ATGAAATTTCGTTTTCTGCTCTGGATGCTTGGCTTTCTAATGGGCAGAGCCAGCCGTAAGAATCCTGCTTTCCAGCAACAGCTGGCTGATAAGGATCTGGTGTTCCAGCTGCAAACCCTCGATGGCAAAGTGGCCCGTCACTTCAAGGTCAAAAACCAGCGCATCACCAGCCACGGCGGCCTGTACCCCGAGCCTGCGTTTGCCATCGCCTTTAAGGATGCCGCCTACGGCTTCGCCACGCTGCAAGCGAAGAACAAGCAACTGGCGTTCATGACCGGGATTCAGGACAAGTCGATTCAGATCAAGGGCAACCCGGCGCTGGTGATCTGGTTCCAGGGCCTGACCAAATACCTCAAGCCGCGTAAGAAGACGAAGGCGTAG
- a CDS encoding HU family DNA-binding protein: MRKPDLAAAIAEKADLTKEQANRVLNAVLEEITQALHRKDSVTLVGFGTFIQRHRGARTGQNPQTGQPVTIKASNTVAFKPGKFLKDSVNP; encoded by the coding sequence ATGCGTAAACCAGATCTCGCCGCCGCTATTGCTGAAAAGGCCGACCTCACCAAAGAACAAGCCAACCGCGTACTCAATGCAGTGCTGGAAGAAATCACCCAGGCCCTGCATCGCAAAGACAGCGTCACGCTGGTCGGCTTTGGTACCTTTATTCAGCGTCATCGCGGTGCCCGTACCGGACAAAACCCGCAAACCGGTCAGCCGGTCACCATCAAGGCCAGCAACACGGTAGCGTTCAAGCCGGGCAAGTTCCTCAAGGACAGCGTTAACCCTTAA
- a CDS encoding NAD(P)/FAD-dependent oxidoreductase, producing the protein MNAPVVIVGTGLAGYNLAREFRKLDSETPLLLITADDGRSYSKPMLSTGFGKNKEADGLSMATPQAMAEQLKAQVRTHTRISGIDPGHKQLWIGEEAVPYRDLILAWGAQTVQVPVEGDAQDAIFPINDLEDYARFRAAAAGKRRVLILGAGLIGCEFANDLIAGGYEVDLVAPCEQVMPTLLHPAAAAAVQSGLESLGARFHLGPVLTRLQRTDAGLDAHLSDGSVVQCDVVVSAIGLRPRIDMAAAAGIKVNRGVEVDRQLQTSHPNIYALGDCAEVDGLNLLYVMPLMSCARALAQTLAGNPTTVSYGAMPITVKTPVCPLVVSPVPRGRDGVWTVEGQGADIKALCRDADGKLLGYALTGEAVREKLALNKELPALLA; encoded by the coding sequence ATGAACGCACCTGTCGTGATCGTTGGCACCGGGCTGGCTGGCTATAACCTGGCCCGCGAGTTTCGCAAGCTGGACAGCGAAACCCCACTGCTGCTGATCACGGCCGATGACGGGCGCTCCTACTCCAAGCCCATGCTGTCTACCGGCTTTGGCAAGAACAAGGAAGCCGATGGCCTGAGCATGGCAACGCCCCAGGCGATGGCCGAACAACTCAAGGCCCAGGTGCGCACCCACACTCGCATCAGCGGGATCGACCCGGGCCACAAGCAATTGTGGATTGGCGAAGAAGCCGTGCCCTATCGCGACCTGATCCTGGCGTGGGGCGCACAAACGGTGCAGGTGCCGGTAGAGGGCGATGCCCAGGACGCCATTTTCCCGATCAATGATCTTGAAGATTACGCGCGCTTTAGGGCCGCGGCGGCAGGCAAGCGCCGGGTACTGATCCTGGGGGCTGGCTTGATCGGCTGTGAGTTTGCCAATGACCTGATCGCAGGGGGCTATGAGGTCGATCTGGTCGCGCCCTGTGAGCAAGTGATGCCAACCCTGCTGCATCCCGCTGCCGCGGCTGCGGTCCAGTCAGGCCTAGAGAGCCTGGGTGCACGCTTTCATCTGGGGCCGGTGTTGACTCGACTGCAACGCACCGATGCCGGGCTCGACGCGCATTTGTCGGATGGCAGCGTAGTCCAGTGTGATGTCGTTGTGTCAGCCATCGGTTTGCGCCCACGCATCGATATGGCGGCCGCAGCCGGGATCAAGGTCAATCGCGGGGTCGAAGTCGATCGCCAGCTTCAAACATCCCACCCCAACATCTACGCACTGGGTGACTGTGCCGAGGTCGATGGCTTGAATCTGTTGTACGTGATGCCGCTCATGAGCTGCGCCCGTGCACTGGCGCAAACGCTGGCAGGCAACCCGACGACGGTCAGTTATGGCGCTATGCCCATTACCGTTAAGACCCCGGTTTGCCCGCTGGTGGTATCACCTGTGCCGCGCGGCCGTGACGGCGTGTGGACCGTGGAAGGTCAGGGCGCCGATATCAAGGCGCTGTGCCGCGATGCCGATGGCAAATTGCTCGGCTATGCCCTGACCGGCGAAGCCGTTCGCGAAAAACTCGCACTGAACAAAGAGCTGCCTGCACTTTTGGCGTAA
- a CDS encoding rubredoxin: MKKWQCIVCGLIYNEADGWPDDGIAPGTLWQDVPEDWLCPDCGVGKMDFEMIEIN, translated from the coding sequence ATGAAAAAGTGGCAATGCATTGTATGTGGACTGATTTATAACGAAGCCGACGGCTGGCCGGACGATGGCATCGCCCCGGGCACCCTGTGGCAAGACGTACCTGAAGACTGGCTGTGCCCGGACTGCGGCGTCGGCAAAATGGATTTCGAGATGATTGAAATCAACTGA
- a CDS encoding chorismate lyase: MPHITSALVSPVWLEQGQLPALPDAQMFDWLFDEGSLTRRLTAISDDSFSVLPLFEGWQMLRPDECAALELPQGIQGWVREVYLRGHGQPWVFARSVAAKSSLQEGGLNMDELGTRSLGELLFSDQAFERGALQVCHYPRHWLPRVDQVDHLWARRSRFVRGALSVLVAEVFLPKLWTALSARSENN, translated from the coding sequence GTGCCGCACATAACTTCTGCGCTTGTCTCCCCCGTCTGGCTTGAGCAAGGCCAACTTCCTGCCCTGCCTGACGCACAAATGTTCGACTGGCTGTTTGATGAGGGTTCTCTGACCCGGCGTCTCACTGCGATTTCAGACGATTCCTTCAGCGTGCTTCCACTTTTTGAGGGCTGGCAGATGTTGCGCCCGGACGAATGTGCTGCACTTGAACTGCCCCAGGGCATTCAGGGCTGGGTGCGTGAAGTGTATTTGCGCGGGCACGGCCAGCCGTGGGTGTTTGCTCGCAGCGTGGCGGCCAAAAGCTCGCTGCAAGAGGGCGGCCTGAATATGGACGAGCTGGGCACCCGCTCATTGGGCGAGTTGCTGTTTAGCGATCAGGCCTTTGAGCGTGGGGCGCTGCAGGTGTGTCACTACCCGCGCCACTGGTTGCCACGGGTCGACCAGGTCGATCACCTGTGGGCCCGCCGCTCGCGCTTTGTTCGCGGGGCACTGAGTGTGCTGGTGGCCGAAGTGTTTTTACCCAAACTGTGGACCGCCCTCAGTGCCCGGTCGGAGAACAACTGA